One Solanum lycopersicum chromosome 4, SLM_r2.1 DNA window includes the following coding sequences:
- the LOC101252681 gene encoding growth-regulating factor 1-like isoform X2 — MDFGGLDSGGGGVICSDNTTMFVASAETKQKWYGSGGFNKHERSSVTEDEWNKESKLAKTSDDFSSTKATMMFHQLPISHDNQQMLSFSAPNSQNHVTMPYYNQHPSTAFARNTSGYGSGALNAGNMHGLIAGIKGPFTPSQWMELEHQALIYKYITANIPIPPYLLNPIRKALESAGFSTFAGLRPNALGWGAFHLGFSNSNDPEPGRCRRTDGKKWRCSRDAVADQKYCERHMNRGRHRSRKPVEGQTGNSASGNNTGVTTTSAKLTNMPSAASAALASGGGAAASNSLNLSHHNQLSNLQPAGTNLSTTSPYLERSYTAKENFGERYSDTKGSSVVSASVKEPQYSIQKAQNLYGLTSRAEFGLVCADSLINPLNKNSSLVNCRGYVNSDVSDQESKSQHHPLRQFMDEWPKNQSDQSNVSWPDIDLQSDPTQLSISIPLVTSDFMSSTSSPANDKLTASPRRSREHEATQMGLGIGTIISEHNQRQGSWIPISWESSLGGPLGEVLHSTNSSSGDCKNKSALNLLTEGWDRSPRMGSSPTGVLQKSSFGSLSNSSAGSSPRAEHSKTTNEGSSLCNGLLGTTLMNPTLPAM, encoded by the exons atgGACTTTGGGGGTTTGGATagtggtgggggtggggtgatTTGTTCAGACAATACTACTATGTTTGTTGCCTCAGCTGAGACAAAGCAAAAATGGTATGGATCTGGTGGATTTAATAAACATGAAAGGTCCTCTGTTACTGAAGATGAGTGGAATAAGGAGAGTAAATTAGCCAAGACAAGTGATGATTTTTCATCTACTAAAGCTACCATGATGTTTCACCAGCTTCCAATTTCTCATGACAATCAGCAAATGCTTAGCTTTTCTGCACCCAACTCTCAAAATCATGTCACAATGCCTTATTATAATCAACACCCTTCAACTGCTTTTGCTAGAAACACTTCAG GTTATGGTAGTGGAGCTTTGAATGCTGGAAATATGCATGGGTTAATAGCAGGAATTAAAGGGCCATTCACTCCATCACAGTGGATGGAGCTGGAACATCAGGCCTTGATCTACAAGTACATCACTGCAAATATTCCAATACCCCCTTATCTCCTCAATCCTATAAGAAAAGCTCTTGAATCTGCTGGTTTCTCAACTTTTGCAGGCCTTAGACCCAATGCTT TGGGATGGGGTGCTTTCCATCTAGGATTCTCCAATAGTAATGATCCAGAGCCAGGGAGGTGTAGGAGAACAGATGGTAAAAAATGGAGGTGCTCAAGAGATGCAGTTGCTGATCAAAAGTATTGCGAGCGACACATGAACAGGGGCCGCCATCGTTCAAGAAAGCCTGTGGAAGGACAAACTGGCAATTCTGCCTCCGGAAACAACACCGGTGTTACTACTACTTCCGCCAAGCTGACCAACATGCCATCTGCAGCATCTGCAGCTTTGGCTTCCGGAGGGGGCGCTGCAGCATCCAACAGTCTCAATCTCTCTCATCACAATCAACTCTCCAACTTGCAGCCTGCTGGAACTAATCTGTCCACAACATCCCCTTATCTTGAGAG GAGTTATACAGCCAAGGAAAATTTTGGTGAAAGGTATTCGGATACAAAAGGCTCTTCAGTTGTTTCAGCAAGTGTAAAAGAGCCTCAATATTCAATCCAGAAGGCGCAGAATCTGTATGGATTAACCTCCAGGGCCGAATTCGGATTAGTTTGTGCAGACTCTTTGATCAATCCCTTGAATAAAAATTCTTCGCTAGTTAACTGCCGTGGCTATGTCAATTCAGATGTCAGTGATCAAGAAAGTAAATCACAGCATCATCCTCTTCGACAATTCATGGACGAGTGGCCTAAAAACCAATCTGATCAATCAAATGTTTCATGGCCAGACATTGATTTGCAGTCAGATCCAACTCAGCTCTCCATTTCCATCCCATTAGTCACATCAGACTTCATGTCTTCGACTTCCTCTCCCGCGAATGACAAGCTCACGGCCTCACCACGTAGGTCTCGGGAGCATGAAGCAACTCAAATGGGACTAGGCATTGGTACCATCATCAGTGAACATAACCAAAGACAAGGAAGTTGGATTCCTATATCATGGGAATCTTCCTTGGGTGGACCTCTTGGTGAGGTCTTGCATAGCACTAATAGCAGCTCAGGCGATTGCAAGAACAAGTCAGCTCTTAATCTCCTGACTGAAGGATGGGATAGAAGCCCTCGGATGGGATCATCACCAACCGGAGTCTTGCAAAAGTCCTCCTTCGGTTCCCTCTCCAACAGCAGTGCAGGGAGCAGTCCTAGAGCAGAACACAGTAAGACAACGAACGAAGGCTCCAGTCTTTGTAATGGCCTTCTTGGAACAACTCTTATGAATCCAACCCTACCTGCCATGTAA
- the LOC101252681 gene encoding growth-regulating factor 1-like isoform X1 — MDFGGLDSGGGGVICSDNTTMFVASAETKQKWYGSGGFNKHERSSVTEDEWNKESKLAKTSDDFSSTKATMMFHQLPISHDNQQMLSFSAPNSQNHVTMPYYNQHPSTAFARNTSGYGSGALNAGNMHGLIAGIKGPFTPSQWMELEHQALIYKYITANIPIPPYLLNPIRKALESAGFSTFAGLRPNALKILEQWMICVLVLLAVGWGAFHLGFSNSNDPEPGRCRRTDGKKWRCSRDAVADQKYCERHMNRGRHRSRKPVEGQTGNSASGNNTGVTTTSAKLTNMPSAASAALASGGGAAASNSLNLSHHNQLSNLQPAGTNLSTTSPYLERSYTAKENFGERYSDTKGSSVVSASVKEPQYSIQKAQNLYGLTSRAEFGLVCADSLINPLNKNSSLVNCRGYVNSDVSDQESKSQHHPLRQFMDEWPKNQSDQSNVSWPDIDLQSDPTQLSISIPLVTSDFMSSTSSPANDKLTASPRRSREHEATQMGLGIGTIISEHNQRQGSWIPISWESSLGGPLGEVLHSTNSSSGDCKNKSALNLLTEGWDRSPRMGSSPTGVLQKSSFGSLSNSSAGSSPRAEHSKTTNEGSSLCNGLLGTTLMNPTLPAM, encoded by the exons atgGACTTTGGGGGTTTGGATagtggtgggggtggggtgatTTGTTCAGACAATACTACTATGTTTGTTGCCTCAGCTGAGACAAAGCAAAAATGGTATGGATCTGGTGGATTTAATAAACATGAAAGGTCCTCTGTTACTGAAGATGAGTGGAATAAGGAGAGTAAATTAGCCAAGACAAGTGATGATTTTTCATCTACTAAAGCTACCATGATGTTTCACCAGCTTCCAATTTCTCATGACAATCAGCAAATGCTTAGCTTTTCTGCACCCAACTCTCAAAATCATGTCACAATGCCTTATTATAATCAACACCCTTCAACTGCTTTTGCTAGAAACACTTCAG GTTATGGTAGTGGAGCTTTGAATGCTGGAAATATGCATGGGTTAATAGCAGGAATTAAAGGGCCATTCACTCCATCACAGTGGATGGAGCTGGAACATCAGGCCTTGATCTACAAGTACATCACTGCAAATATTCCAATACCCCCTTATCTCCTCAATCCTATAAGAAAAGCTCTTGAATCTGCTGGTTTCTCAACTTTTGCAGGCCTTAGACCCAATGCTT TGAAAATCCTAGAACAGTGGATGATCTGTGTCCTGGTTCTATTGGCAGTGGGATGGGGTGCTTTCCATCTAGGATTCTCCAATAGTAATGATCCAGAGCCAGGGAGGTGTAGGAGAACAGATGGTAAAAAATGGAGGTGCTCAAGAGATGCAGTTGCTGATCAAAAGTATTGCGAGCGACACATGAACAGGGGCCGCCATCGTTCAAGAAAGCCTGTGGAAGGACAAACTGGCAATTCTGCCTCCGGAAACAACACCGGTGTTACTACTACTTCCGCCAAGCTGACCAACATGCCATCTGCAGCATCTGCAGCTTTGGCTTCCGGAGGGGGCGCTGCAGCATCCAACAGTCTCAATCTCTCTCATCACAATCAACTCTCCAACTTGCAGCCTGCTGGAACTAATCTGTCCACAACATCCCCTTATCTTGAGAG GAGTTATACAGCCAAGGAAAATTTTGGTGAAAGGTATTCGGATACAAAAGGCTCTTCAGTTGTTTCAGCAAGTGTAAAAGAGCCTCAATATTCAATCCAGAAGGCGCAGAATCTGTATGGATTAACCTCCAGGGCCGAATTCGGATTAGTTTGTGCAGACTCTTTGATCAATCCCTTGAATAAAAATTCTTCGCTAGTTAACTGCCGTGGCTATGTCAATTCAGATGTCAGTGATCAAGAAAGTAAATCACAGCATCATCCTCTTCGACAATTCATGGACGAGTGGCCTAAAAACCAATCTGATCAATCAAATGTTTCATGGCCAGACATTGATTTGCAGTCAGATCCAACTCAGCTCTCCATTTCCATCCCATTAGTCACATCAGACTTCATGTCTTCGACTTCCTCTCCCGCGAATGACAAGCTCACGGCCTCACCACGTAGGTCTCGGGAGCATGAAGCAACTCAAATGGGACTAGGCATTGGTACCATCATCAGTGAACATAACCAAAGACAAGGAAGTTGGATTCCTATATCATGGGAATCTTCCTTGGGTGGACCTCTTGGTGAGGTCTTGCATAGCACTAATAGCAGCTCAGGCGATTGCAAGAACAAGTCAGCTCTTAATCTCCTGACTGAAGGATGGGATAGAAGCCCTCGGATGGGATCATCACCAACCGGAGTCTTGCAAAAGTCCTCCTTCGGTTCCCTCTCCAACAGCAGTGCAGGGAGCAGTCCTAGAGCAGAACACAGTAAGACAACGAACGAAGGCTCCAGTCTTTGTAATGGCCTTCTTGGAACAACTCTTATGAATCCAACCCTACCTGCCATGTAA
- the LOC101254896 gene encoding RNA-binding protein 1 has protein sequence MEDLDKSKLFCGGIPRDTSDEMLKDHFSKYGTVVSSVIAKDRETGRPRGFAFVSFTDPSAVDLALQDTHEILGRMVEVKKAIPRSEQHQNQLLNSGGLNRNSRTDGRSNDQFRTKKIFVGGLSASLNQEEFKSYFERFGNITDVVVMHDNVTHRPRGFGFITFDSEDAVEEVMQEPFHELSGKFVEVKKAIPKDGSSNSGNSYHSRIGNGNGSNYNNIYQQGMYPSYSPSYVYSPGPISGYGGVAEYPYGVRTFGGGYPIGAYPGVGYGITSLVPRGPWNNPTMTGFRGGPLSYGNTGGFYPAYINSGVGVMNMATNGYGGILGAGINEKLGQVSVRDARV, from the exons ATGGAGGATTTGGACAAAAGCAAGCTTTTTTGTGGTGGGATTCCGAGAGATACGAGTGATGAGATGCTAAAGGATCATTTTTCTAAGTATGGAACTGTGGTTAGCTCTGTTATTGCTAAGGACAGGGAAACTGGTAGACCTAGAGGGTTTGCTTTTGTTTCCTTTACTGACCCGTCTGCAGTTGATTTAGCCCTACAAGATACCCACGAAATTCTTGGAAGAATG gTAGAGGTGAAAAAAGCAATACCCAGGAGTGAACAACACCAAAATCAACTACTGAATAGTGGAGGTTTGAATAGAAATAGTAGAACTGATGGTAGAAGTAATGATCAGTTTAGGACCAAGAAGATTTTTGTAGGGGGGTTATCAGCTAGCCTAAATCAGGAAGAGTTCAAGAGTTACTTTGAAAGGTTTGGTAATATTACAGATGTTGTTGTGATGCATGACAATGTTACCCATAGGCCAAGGGGATTTGGTTTTATTACCTTTGATTCGGAGGATGCAGTTGAGGAGGTTATGCAGGAGCCTTTCCATGAACTAAGTGGCAAGTTTGTGGAGGTCAAGAAGGCTATACCAAAAGATGGTAGTAGCAATAGTGGTAATAGTTATCATTCTAGAATAGGTAATGGAAATGGCTCTAACTATAACAACATTTATCAGCAGGGTATGTATCCATCTTACAGTCCTAGTTATGTTTATAGTCCCGGGCCTATCTCGGGTTATGGCGGTGTGGCAGAATATCCTTATGGAGTTAGAACTTTCGGAGGCGGTTATCCTATCGGAGCATACCCTGGAGTTGGTTATGGTATCACTTCTTTGGTGCCTAGGGGTCCTTGGAATAACCCAACAATGACTGGTTTTAGGGGAGGTCCATTGTCTTATGGCAATACAGGAGGTTTTTATCCCGCCTACATTAATAGTGGTGTCGGAGTAATGAACATGGCTACTAATGGATATGGAGGAATTTTGGGTGCTGGGATAAATGAGAAACTCGGTCAAGTTAGTGTTAGAGATGCTCGTGTCTGA